The genomic stretch TTATCTTTTTTGGATTGGTTTGGTTGGTAGAAACATTAGTTGATAATGATAAAATCCTTTTAGGAAAAATATTAAAAGAGGGTATAGCTATTAACAATTATAGTTTTTACTATTTAGTATACTTTTTTTGTCTATTGTTCATGGACGCGCCTATTATTATTTGGGTATTTGCCCCTTTGTTTATATCAAATCATTTTTCTTTCTTGAATATTGCCTTAATGATTATATCTATTTATGTTTTATCTATAATAAGGTCTTGCATGGTTGCAATTTGTAGAAAGAGAGGTGCACATAGACATGGATAATGTTCAATGCCAATTAGTATTAAATAAGAAATTCTTTTAAAAAATTCTGTATTAATATAGGTTTAGGCAAACCGTCAACTTCAATTTGATTGAATGGATGTAAAGAATATTTATTAAATAAATTTTCTCCATTTTGCAAAAAATCCTGGGTTGCTTCCATATGATGGAATTTTACAAATAATCTTTGGTGGGTTAATAGATGTTTCTTCTCGTTTTCGTAAGAAATGATCGATAGGTTATGTTTTTGTGCTAAAACCAGTAAAGGATCATTGATGTGATCTAGTTCCAGACGATGTTCATTCTCTAATAAATAGAAATCATACATGCCTTTCCAAATATCATTATGGATACGTTTTTTCATATATAACAGATTTTTGTATTTAATAACTATATAATCAAAGTAACGATGCTTTTTATTTAGTTTGGTTGTTTTAATAGGGATTTTTTTTTGACTATTTGTATGGAAGGCAACGCAGTACGGATTAAAGATACAAGTAACGCAAAGGGGTGCAGCTGGTGTGCACTGTAATGCACCAAAATCCATAATAGCTTGACTATATACATCAGGTTGGTCTTGATCTACCAAAGCAGTTGCAAGTTGATGGATTTGTTTTCTACCATATGTTGTACCAATGTCCTCCGTGAGGCC from Cardinium endosymbiont of Culicoides punctatus encodes the following:
- the mutY gene encoding A/G-specific adenine glycosylase, yielding MAIPYSVFRDLLCSWYKVHQRFLPWRTTKDPYKIWLSEVILQQTRVAQGLPYYERFIAQYPTVIALAKATEQEVLRIWQGLGYYSRARNLHYCAQTVVKQYNGIFPSSYQTLLKLKGIGPYTAAAIAAVSSKEIVAAVDGNVYRVLTRIFGLTEDIGTTYGRKQIHQLATALVDQDQPDVYSQAIMDFGALQCTPAAPLCVTCIFNPYCVAFHTNSQKKIPIKTTKLNKKHRYFDYIVIKYKNLLYMKKRIHNDIWKGMYDFYLLENEHRLELDHINDPLLVLAQKHNLSIISYENEKKHLLTHQRLFVKFHHMEATQDFLQNGENLFNKYSLHPFNQIEVDGLPKPILIQNFLKEFLI